A genomic segment from Triticum dicoccoides isolate Atlit2015 ecotype Zavitan chromosome 1A, WEW_v2.0, whole genome shotgun sequence encodes:
- the LOC119291692 gene encoding uncharacterized protein LOC119291692, whose product MMDASEEISPLLRPEKKPCADGESQQHSPASMVPVSKVLDDDNLLIEILLRVSFPTTLVCAALVCKRWLCHASDPKFLSLFRKRHPPRLLGFYIYIGSSWLWLGAPLLFVPMQPQPPELAPFICRVASHSFGADNDRLCIMDCRNGSVLIRCRRGTILTHGVHRPLCPQRDIDVIPPLPRAQYHGQKFFNTILSKEEGGVLSYLYMLAEFFSKPKIFRVHVYMLQGGIWCMHASATTQLPRLLTSLEVVLVDEKIYMADTFSDEIIVLDMTTSGFYTIPLPQGVNFHCVRTIMSRAGDASGVYLTHIHVKELQLCIWLHKGDNWLLVHTICLHQMWDNLRMLDQTLEDEHISFTCISNVGDNAEFVFLEMCGCIFYLDVTSKTLRKVHGVTVKDRPFNDVYPFMMIWPPKFPAPKDDPARNAM is encoded by the exons ATGATGGATGCTTCCGAGGAGATTTCCCCACT GCTCCGTCCAGAGAAGAAACCGTGTGCCGATGGCGAATCGCAGCAGCATTCACCGGCATCCATGGTGCCGGTATCCAAGGTGCTCGACGACGACAACCTCCTCATTGAGATCCTCCTGCGCGTCAGCTTCCCCACCACACTTGTATGCGCCGCCCTCGTCTGCAAGCGCTGGCTCTGCCATGCCTCTGACCCCAAGTTCCTCAGCCTTTTCCGCAAGCGCCACCCGCCTCGCCTCCTTGGCTTCTACATATATATAGGGTCGTCCTGGTTATGGTTGGGCGCCCCCCTGCTCTTCGTCCCGATGCAGCCCCAGCCCCCAGAGCTCGCCCCCTTCATCTGCCGGGTCGCGAGCCATAGCTTCGGCGCCGACAATGACAGATTATGCATCATGGATTGCCGGAATGGCAGCGTCTTAATCAGATGCCGCAGAGGAACTATATTGACACATGGAGTGCACCGCCCACTATGCCCCCAGAGAGACATTGATGTCATCCCACCACTCCCAAGAGCCCAGTACCACGGTCAAAAATTTTTCAATACAATCCTCTCCAAAGAAGAAGGCGGTGTCTTGTCCTACCTGTATATGTTGGCCGAATTTTTCAGCAAGCCAAAAATTTTCAGGGTGCACGTGTATATGTTGCAAGGGGGCATCTGGTGCATGCATGCCTCGGCCACGACACAGCTCCCTCGTCTGCTGACGTCACTGGAAGTCGTGCTCGTTGACGAGAAAATCTATATGGCTGACACCTTCAGTGATGAAATTATTGTCTTGGATATGACAACCTCGGGTTTCTACACAATTCCGCTCCCACAAGGAGTGAATTTTCACTGTGTTCGCACCATCATGTCACGCGCCGGTGATGCTTCTGGTGTATATCTCACCCATATCCATGTCAAGGAGCTACAACTTTGCATCTGGCTCCACAAAGGGGACAACTGGTTGTTGGTTCATACAATTTGTTTGCATCAGATGTGGGATAATTTGAGGATGCTAGATCAGACCCTTGAGGATGAGCATATTAGTTTTACTTGTATAAGCAATGTGGGGGATAATGCTGAATTTGTGTTCTTGGAAATGTGTGGCTGCATTTTCTATCTGGATGTCACAAGCAAGACACTGCGTAAAGTGCATGGGGTGACAGTAAAGGATCGACCGTTCAATGATGTCTATCCTTTTATGATGATTTGGCCGCCCAAATTCCCCGCGCCCAAGGATGATCCTGCAAG AAATGCCATGTGA